GCGTTCCAGCCAGAAAGTTGCCGCTGTAGAGCTGCAAGGCGGGGGCGCTGGTGAAGACGCTCATCAGCACGCGGCCATCGGATGACCAGAGATTAGCTGCCGGGCTCTCGCTGGAAGCGCAGGTGCGATGCAGTAAGTAAGCGTGATCGTAACCGCCGACGGCCATTTGATCGCTGTCGCGCAGGAAATCCTCTTCGAGCGTTTTTGGCTGGCGGAAATCCATTCCGGTCGTGTTTACTGGTGTCAGGTCAGCGTTGGGAATTCCCGAGCTATTGACCGGTAAATAATAGTCAGCAAACAGCTGCAATTGGTGTTTACGTACGTCAGTCAGATCGCCGTCAAGGTTGAAATAGGCGTGGTTAGTCAGACAGACGGGGCAGGCTTTCTCTACGGTCGCCTGATACGAAATTTCCAGCGAATTATGTTCGGTCAGCGCGTAGGTCACCTGTACGTTGAGATGCCCTGGATATCCTTGATCGCCATCCGGCGAGTGCAACTGATACGTCACCTGCGCGGCATCCTGACTGGCTATTCGCCAGCGACGGGCGTGAAAGCCTTCCGGGCCACCGTGCAACTGGTGCTCGTTCTGGTTTGGAACCAGATGGAACGTTTCGGTTTCTCGACTGAATGTGGCTTTGGCTATGCGGTTGGCATAGCGGCCAATTGATGCACCGAGATAAGCGCTTTGTTGCGGATACTGCTCGGGCGATGCACAGCCCAATAAAACCTCTCGTACTTCACCTTCAGGCAGCGGGAGTTCACAGGAAAGCCAGGTTGCCCCCCAGTCCATCAGGCACACGCGCATGCCCGCCTGATTCTGCAAGGTTGTTAATTGAAACGGCTGACCATCTGGCGCCAGCGAAGTGAGACTTTCATTCAACATGACTTGCTCCTGTAGAGGTCTGAGAAGATAGAGAGGATTGGCCGATAGTTTCAAATAGGGGAAGGTTGCAGAAATTAGCTCTGCTACGCTTCCCTTAATTTGTCACTCGGCGTGAAAAAACGCCGTTATGCTTCGTCGAACCCATTGGGGTGGTTGGACTGCCAGCGCCAGGTGTCCTGCGCCATTTCTTGCAGTGAGCGTGTGACTCGCCAGTTAAGGTCTTTCGCTGCACGCTCGGCATCTGCCCAATAAGCGGGCAGATCGCCCTGACGACGCGGGGCAAAATGGTAAGCCAGCGGCTTGCCACAGGCCTGACTAAAGGCTTCGACGACCTGCAATACACTGTAGCCTATGCCTGCACCCAGATTATAAATATGCACGCCAGCACGATTTTTCAGGGTGTTCATGGCGGCGATATGACCGTCAGCCAGATCGACAACGTGGATGTAATCTCGCACGCCAGTGCCGTCAGCGGTAGGGTAGTCATTACCGAAAATCGCCAGCGAGTCGCGACGTCCGACAGCAACCTGAGCGATGTAAGGCATCAGGTTATTGGGCACGCCCTGCGGATCTTCGCCCATTTCACCCGATGGATGTGCGCCAACCGGGTTGAAATACCGCAACAGCGTAATACTCCATTCCGGTTCTGCATGCTGTAAGTCTTGCAGGATTTGCTCGACCATCAGCTTGCTGCGGCCATAGGGGCTGGCTGGGTGGCCCGTTGGGAAACTTTCCTGATAGGGGGTACGTGGTTGATCGCCATAGACGGTGGCTGAGGAACTAAAAATCAGGTTTTTCACGCCTGCTTTCTTCATTGCCTCTACCAGCACAAGTGTACCGTAGACATTATTGTCATAGTAACTCAGCGGTTCACGCACCGATTCCCCCACGGCTTTCAAGCCGGCAAAGTGGATGACAGAATCAATGGAATGCTTAGCGAAAATATCGTCCAGTAGCGCGCTGTCGCGAATATCGCCTTGATAAAAAATGGGCGTTTTGTCGGTTAAGCGTGTAATAGTTTTAACGACGCTAGCCTTGCTGTTGCACAAGTTATCGAGAATGACCGGCGTGTGCCCAGCAGCCAGCAATTGTACGCATGTATGACTTCCTATGTAACCGCTACCACCTGTGACGAGAACGTTCATAATAACCCCTATTATCGCAATGCTGCAAAATAACATGGCTAGACGCTGAAAAAGGTGATCTACAGCGAGAATCTGCCTCTGTTATCGATGATTTATTTACGAATAAATTTAGTGAAGCGTAGGCTACAGTGTATATGAGCTCAGCTTTCTGCCCTACATTTTATTTTGTGGTAGCGTTATCATTCCTGTTTTTAGGTGTTATTTACATAGCTCATCAATTTGGTAGCGATAGATGTCGTTGTGAGGCACAAAAGTGAGCCGGTGTGTAATACACTCTGGCGCGTCTTCCGCATGGTGAGAGACAAAGAGGAGCTGCGTTTCGCCCTCGCCAATCAGGATGTCTAACCAGCGGCGCACCAGTTGGCGATTGAGTGGATCCAGCCCCTGTAGGGGTTCGTCAAGAATGAGCAGGGCGGGGTGCTTGACTAACGCACGTGCAATCAACGTCAGACGCTGCTGACCCCAGGAGAGCGACTGAAATGGCGTATCAGCGATCGCGCCATTAAGCCCAAGCAGGGTGAGCCACTGCTCGGTCAGGTGGCGCTGGCGGTCGGAAACAGCCTGATAAATACCGATAGAGTCAAAGAAGCCAGACAGGATAACGTTGCGAACGCTGGTGCTGACGCGGTAATCCAGATGGAAACTGCTGCTGACATAGCCGATGTGGCGCTTGATATCCCAGATGGTTTCCCCGCTGCCGCGTTTACGGCCAAACAGCGTGAGATCGTTGCTATAGCCTTGCGGATGATCGCCGGTAATCAGACTCAACAGCGTCGATTTTCCTGCGCCATTGGGGCCGACAATCTGCCAATGCTGTCCAGGCAGTACGTCCCATGTCAGTGCATGCAGAATGGGGCGATCGTTGTATTGCACCACGCCGTTACGCAACTGAATACGCGCTTCGTCAGCGGGAAGTGTCATGTAGCGCAGCGGATCTTCGGGTTCTGGCAGCGAACTCCCTGACAGCTTTTCGCTAAAAGCAAGTTGAGCCACCAGCGCTTCAGAGAGGATCGTTTCACGCTCGCCGAGGCGGGTCAGGGTACAGTCTGCCAGTACGCCGACATGGTTGATAAAATCAGGAATGTCGTCAAAGCGATTGAGAATAAGCACCAGCATATAACCCGTGCCTGCCAGTTTTCGCAGCTCATCAGCAAGCTGCTGGCGAGAGGCAACGTCCAGCCCATCAAAAGGCTCATCGAGAATCAGCAAGTCGGGCTGGGGCATCAGCGCCTGACACAGCATCGCTTTACGGGTTTCCCCTGTAGAGAGGTATTTGAAACGACGCTCCAGCAAATGCGCAATACCAAATTGGCGTGCCAGCTGTTGGCAACGTTCGGGATCGTTGAAGCTATCCTGAATCACTTCTGCCGTCGTGCGGCCAGTGTCATCTTCACCTTCACTCAGTAGATCGGTGTTATTGCGTTGCCACTCGTCAGAAACCAGTTTTTGTAATTGTTCAAACGACAGACGAACGGGGCGTTGGAATTCCGTTGTTCGTTCACCACGCAATAGCGGCAGCTCGCCGGATAGCGCCCGCGCCAGCGCTGATTTACCACTCCCGTTGGCCCCGACAAAGGCCCAGCACTGGTTTTCGTCGAGCGTCAGTTCGTCCAGACGCAGCATGCGGGTATCGCTGAGACGAAACAGTCCCTGCGTGATTTTCAACAATGACATTTTCTATCCTTCGTCAGTCGGCGATAAGCGATGTTGGTAAATGTTAGCAAAGCGTGGCGATGATGACCCGATCAGCATTGAAACAGGCATTCACGTCCGTTCCCTGTTGCAGCTTTTGTTGCTCAAGCAGGGCGTTCGGTACCATTGCGCACAGTGCTTCTCCCCCTGTCAGCGTAATCAGAACTTCGCTGTTTTCCACACCGTGCTGAATGGTCTCAATTCGCCCAGGCAAGACGTTATCAACGGCGGGCGCAGCGGACGTGGCAGCGTACACATCGATCCACGGGGCTTTGATCAGCGCCAGCACCTCTTTTCCTTTCTGTAATTGCAGACGTTCGGCGCTTTGCTGCGTAATCAGGGCGCTGATCGTTGTTTTACCATTAGCGAGTAAAATATCCAGATGTTGTTGCACCTGTTCTTCACCGCGTGCGAGCACGGTTCCAAAAAATTGGTTACGTGCGCTGGTTTGCAGCGAGAAACGCGCGATGGCTGCCAGCAGGCTATCCAGCGGTAGTCCGTCTTCCTGCAAGACATCAAAGGCTTTTTGCTGAATCTGCGCGAGCAAATCGTACAGCTGGAGAAGACGTTCGCCGTAGCGGGTGAGCTGAGCCCCGCCACCGCCTTTGCCACCGGTCATACGCTCGACGATGGTCTGTTCGGCCAATTGATTCATCTCATTGATGGCATCCCACGCGCTTTTATAGCTAATCCCCGCTAGCTTGGCGCCCTGACTGATTGAACCGGTATGACGAATTTGCTTGAGCAATTCAATGCGCCGCGGATCGGCGAATAAACGCTGTTGGAGTTTCAGGGTGAGAAGAATTTCAGCCTGCATAGTGAGGGCACCGTCGGTGAGTTTAATTCTCTGTATTGTCGCTATTTTCTTCATCAGGGGCAAATCGCACAAATAGACGCACTATTTTCTATTACTGCGGTAGACTACGTGGCAATAATGACGATCTCGGTTTACAGTGAAATAGCACATTCGACGAGCTAAAGTAGCGGTAACCGTTGCAATAAGTGAGGTAAGCATGTTGGAGTTGTTGAAGAGCCTGCTGTTTGCAGTTGCCATGGTTCCTGTGATGATGGTGGTTATCATGGGCGCGATTTATTGCCTGGGCGAAGTGTTTAACGTGTTGTCCCGTATCGGTCATTCCGACGGTCAGCGCGCAAAGAATCAGCACTGATTCACGATCCTTTCCTATTTTGATGTCCGGCTTTTTTGCCGGACATTTCTTTTCTACCCCCCATATCTACCTCTTTAAAGCGCATGACACTGCTTTATGATTCGTTATATCATTATTTACACAACGATAATTGTCAGGAGACAAGAATGAAGCAGCAATGGTTAAAATGGTTTGCCGCACTGACCCTCAGTGCAGGAATTGCGCTGCCTGCGGCGGCAGAAGATAAAGTCACGGTGTTCGCCGCGGCATCACTGACGAATGCGTTGCAGGACATTGCTACGCAATATCAGAAAGAGAAAAACGTTGCCGTTGTAGCGTCTTACGCATCATCTTCAACGCTGGCGCGCCAGATTGAGCAAGGTGCGCCTGCCGATCTGTTCATTTCTGCTGATCAACAATGGATGGACTACGCGCAGGATAAAAACCTGATGGATACCACCACGCGTCACACGCTGCTGGGCAATGAGCTGGTGGTGATTGCGCCGAAAGCCAGTGCGCAGAAAGATCTCAAAATTGATGATAAAACCGACTGGAAAAGCCTGCTGAAAGGCGGACGTCTGGCCGTTGGCGACCCGGATCATGTGCCTGCCGGAATCTATGCGAAAGAAGCGTTACAGAATCTGAAAGCCTGGGATGAACTCTCCCCACTGATGGCTCGGGCGAACAACGTACGTGCAGCGATGGCGCTGGTGGAACGTGAAGAAGCGCCTCTGGGCATTGTTTACGGTTCTGACGCGGTTGCCAGCGATAAAGTCAAAGTTGTCGGTATGTTCCCGGCAACGAGCCATAAGCCTGTCGAATATCCGATGGCGATCGTAAAAGAACATAAAAACCCAGCGGTTACCGGGTTTTATGACTACCTGAAAACGCCGGAAGCAGCAGCTGTATTTAAACGTTACGGCTTCGCGCCGCGTTAATGATGCTGAGTGATTACGAATGGCAGGCAGTTGAGCTGAGCCTCAAAGTTTCCGTTGTGGCTGTGGCGTGCAGCTTGCCGTTTGGGATACTGATGGCGTGGATTTTGGTGCGCTGTCGGTTCCCCGGCAAATCGCTGTTAGATAGCATTATCCATTTACCACTGGTGTTGCCGCCAGTGGTCATTGGTTATCTGCTGCTGGTGGCGATGGGAAGACGCGGCGTAATCGGTTCCTGGCTCTATGACTGGTTCGGCTTCAGCTTTAGTTTTAGCTGGCGCGGTGCTGCATTAGCGTCGGCGATTGTCGCGTTCCCGCTGATGGTTCGAGCGATTCGGCTGTCACTGGATGCTGTCGATAAGCATCTGGAACAGGCTGCCCGAACACTGGGTGCCACACCCTGGCGTGTGTTTTTCACCATCACATTACCTCTCTCTTTTCCTGGCATCGTTGTTGGAACCGTATTGGCGTTTGCCCGTTCGCTGGGTGAATTTGGCGCGACCATTACGTTTGTTTCTAACATTCCCGGTGAAACCCGAACCATTCCACTGGCGATGTATACCCTGATTGAAACGCCCGGTGCGGAGGCTGATGCAGCAAGACTGTGTATCATTGCCATTGTCTTGTCGCTGGCTGCGCTGTTGGCATCGGAATGGTTAACAAACTGGAGCCGCAAGCGGTTGGGGGGATAATGCTGCAACTCGATTTTCATCAACAACTGGGCAACCTCGAACTCCGCGTTCAGTCTGAACTGCCCGCGAACGGGATTACCGCTATTTTTGGCGTATCCGGTGCGGGGAAAACCTCGCTGATTAATGCCGTTGTTGGCCTGACTCGCCCAGATAGCGGGCGGATTGTGCTCAATGAGCATGTCTTGGTGGATACGCAGCAGCGTGTTTTTCTTCCACCGGAAAAGCGTCGAATCGGCTACGTATTTCAGGACGCTCGCCTGTTTCCACATTATCGTGTACGTGGCAATTTACGCTACGGTATGGCTGAGGTCATGGAATCGCAGTTCGATGATATTGTCGGTTTACTGGGTATTGAACCGTTGCTGAATCGCTATCCACGGACGCTGTCCGGTGGAGAAAAACAGCGTGTCGCGATTGGCCGGGCATTGCTGACTGCGCCGGAGCTGTTGCTCATGGATGAACCGCTGGCGTCGCTGGATTTGCCCAGAAAGCGTGAGCTGTTGCCGTATCTGGAGCGTCTGGCGAAAGAAGTCAAGATTCCGATTCTGTATGTCAGCCACAGTCTGGAAGAAATTGTTCGATTAGCCGATCATGTTGTAGTGC
The genomic region above belongs to Pectobacterium colocasium and contains:
- the galM gene encoding galactose-1-epimerase; translation: MLNESLTSLAPDGQPFQLTTLQNQAGMRVCLMDWGATWLSCELPLPEGEVREVLLGCASPEQYPQQSAYLGASIGRYANRIAKATFSRETETFHLVPNQNEHQLHGGPEGFHARRWRIASQDAAQVTYQLHSPDGDQGYPGHLNVQVTYALTEHNSLEISYQATVEKACPVCLTNHAYFNLDGDLTDVRKHQLQLFADYYLPVNSSGIPNADLTPVNTTGMDFRQPKTLEEDFLRDSDQMAVGGYDHAYLLHRTCASSESPAANLWSSDGRVLMSVFTSAPALQLYSGNFLAGTPSRDGGQYENYAGVALESEFLPDSPNHPDWPQPDCWLKPGKVYRSDTTYQFLVQ
- the galE gene encoding UDP-glucose 4-epimerase GalE yields the protein MNVLVTGGSGYIGSHTCVQLLAAGHTPVILDNLCNSKASVVKTITRLTDKTPIFYQGDIRDSALLDDIFAKHSIDSVIHFAGLKAVGESVREPLSYYDNNVYGTLVLVEAMKKAGVKNLIFSSSATVYGDQPRTPYQESFPTGHPASPYGRSKLMVEQILQDLQHAEPEWSITLLRYFNPVGAHPSGEMGEDPQGVPNNLMPYIAQVAVGRRDSLAIFGNDYPTADGTGVRDYIHVVDLADGHIAAMNTLKNRAGVHIYNLGAGIGYSVLQVVEAFSQACGKPLAYHFAPRRQGDLPAYWADAERAAKDLNWRVTRSLQEMAQDTWRWQSNHPNGFDEA
- the modF gene encoding molybdate ABC transporter ATP-binding protein ModF, which encodes MSLLKITQGLFRLSDTRMLRLDELTLDENQCWAFVGANGSGKSALARALSGELPLLRGERTTEFQRPVRLSFEQLQKLVSDEWQRNNTDLLSEGEDDTGRTTAEVIQDSFNDPERCQQLARQFGIAHLLERRFKYLSTGETRKAMLCQALMPQPDLLILDEPFDGLDVASRQQLADELRKLAGTGYMLVLILNRFDDIPDFINHVGVLADCTLTRLGERETILSEALVAQLAFSEKLSGSSLPEPEDPLRYMTLPADEARIQLRNGVVQYNDRPILHALTWDVLPGQHWQIVGPNGAGKSTLLSLITGDHPQGYSNDLTLFGRKRGSGETIWDIKRHIGYVSSSFHLDYRVSTSVRNVILSGFFDSIGIYQAVSDRQRHLTEQWLTLLGLNGAIADTPFQSLSWGQQRLTLIARALVKHPALLILDEPLQGLDPLNRQLVRRWLDILIGEGETQLLFVSHHAEDAPECITHRLTFVPHNDIYRYQIDELCK
- the modE gene encoding molybdenum-dependent transcriptional regulator produces the protein MQAEILLTLKLQQRLFADPRRIELLKQIRHTGSISQGAKLAGISYKSAWDAINEMNQLAEQTIVERMTGGKGGGGAQLTRYGERLLQLYDLLAQIQQKAFDVLQEDGLPLDSLLAAIARFSLQTSARNQFFGTVLARGEEQVQQHLDILLANGKTTISALITQQSAERLQLQKGKEVLALIKAPWIDVYAATSAAPAVDNVLPGRIETIQHGVENSEVLITLTGGEALCAMVPNALLEQQKLQQGTDVNACFNADRVIIATLC
- a CDS encoding AcrZ family multidrug efflux pump-associated protein, which encodes MLELLKSLLFAVAMVPVMMVVIMGAIYCLGEVFNVLSRIGHSDGQRAKNQH
- the modA gene encoding molybdate ABC transporter substrate-binding protein, which gives rise to MKQQWLKWFAALTLSAGIALPAAAEDKVTVFAAASLTNALQDIATQYQKEKNVAVVASYASSSTLARQIEQGAPADLFISADQQWMDYAQDKNLMDTTTRHTLLGNELVVIAPKASAQKDLKIDDKTDWKSLLKGGRLAVGDPDHVPAGIYAKEALQNLKAWDELSPLMARANNVRAAMALVEREEAPLGIVYGSDAVASDKVKVVGMFPATSHKPVEYPMAIVKEHKNPAVTGFYDYLKTPEAAAVFKRYGFAPR
- the modB gene encoding molybdate ABC transporter permease subunit, with amino-acid sequence MMLSDYEWQAVELSLKVSVVAVACSLPFGILMAWILVRCRFPGKSLLDSIIHLPLVLPPVVIGYLLLVAMGRRGVIGSWLYDWFGFSFSFSWRGAALASAIVAFPLMVRAIRLSLDAVDKHLEQAARTLGATPWRVFFTITLPLSFPGIVVGTVLAFARSLGEFGATITFVSNIPGETRTIPLAMYTLIETPGAEADAARLCIIAIVLSLAALLASEWLTNWSRKRLGG
- the modC gene encoding molybdenum ABC transporter ATP-binding protein ModC, with product MLQLDFHQQLGNLELRVQSELPANGITAIFGVSGAGKTSLINAVVGLTRPDSGRIVLNEHVLVDTQQRVFLPPEKRRIGYVFQDARLFPHYRVRGNLRYGMAEVMESQFDDIVGLLGIEPLLNRYPRTLSGGEKQRVAIGRALLTAPELLLMDEPLASLDLPRKRELLPYLERLAKEVKIPILYVSHSLEEIVRLADHVVVLDKGKVKAQGILEEVWASSALRPWLPKEEQSSILSARVLAQHEHYAMTALALGDQQVWVGKVDLPQDAALRIRVNAADVSLVLQPPEKSSIRNVLCASVVEYLDVDGQVEVKLEVGQQTLWSRITPWARDDLALHPGQALYAQVKSVSITA